The following coding sequences lie in one Pan paniscus chromosome X, NHGRI_mPanPan1-v2.0_pri, whole genome shotgun sequence genomic window:
- the PRDX4 gene encoding peroxiredoxin-4 — translation MEALPLLAATTPDHGRHRRLLLLPLLLFLLPAGAVQGWETEERPRTREEECHFYAGGQVYPGEASRVSVADHSLHLSKAKISKPAPYWEGTAVIDGEFKELKLTDYRGKYLVFFFYPLDFTFVCPTEIIAFGDRLEEFRSINTEVVACSVDSQFTHLAWINTPRRQGGLGPIRIPLLSDLTHQISKDYGVYLEDSGHTLRGLFIIDDKGILRQITLNDLPVGRSVDETLRLVQAFQYTDKHGEVCPAGWKPGSETIIPDPAGKLKYFDKLN, via the exons ATGGAGGCGCTGCCGCTGCTAGCCGCGACAACTCCGGACCACGGCCGCCACCGAAGGCTGCTTCTGCTGCCGCTACTGCTGTTCCTGCTGCCGGCTGGAGCTGTGCagggctgggagacagaggagaggCCCCGGACTCGCGAAGAGGAGTGCCACTTCTACGCGGGTGGACAAGTGTACCCGGGAGAGGCATCCCGGGTATCGGTCGCCGACCACTCCCTGCACCTAAGCAAAGCGAAGA tttccAAGCCAGCGCCCTACTGGGAAGGAACAGCTGTGATCGATGGAGAATTTAAGGAGCTGAAGTTAACTGATTATCGTGGGAAATACTTGGTTTTCTTCTTCTACCCACTTGATTT CACATTTGTGTGTCCAACTGAAATTATCGCTTTTGGCGACAGACTTGAAGAATTCAGATCTATAAATACTGAAGTGGTAGCATGCTCTGTTGATTCACAGTTTACCCATTTGGCCTG GATTAATACCCCTCGAAGACAAGGAGGACTTGGGCCAATAAGGATTCCACTTCTTTCAGATTTGACCCATCAGATCTCAAAGGACTATGGTGTATACCTAGAGGACTCAGGCCACACTCTTAG AGGTCTCTTCATTATTGATGACAAAGGAATCCTGAGACAAATTACTCTGAATGATCTTCCTGTGGGTAGATCAGTGGATGAGACACTACGTTTGGTTCAAGCATTCCAGTACACTGACAAACACGGAGAAG tcTGCCCTGCTGGCTGGAAACCTGGTAGTgaaaca atAATCCCAGATCCAGCTGGAAAGCTGAAGTATTTCGATAAACTGAATTGA